The following are encoded in a window of Sulfitobacter sp. S190 genomic DNA:
- the def gene encoding peptide deformylase, with protein MKRPILYHPDPRLKKTCAPVADVSDDLRSLADDMLKTMYEAPGVGLAAPQVGVLDRLIVLDCVKEEGEKPRPLVMFNPTITAASDTLNTYEEGCLSLPDLFADVTRPAEVEVAWIDRDGKEQREGMDGLWATCVQHEIDHLDGKLFIDYLKPLKRQMMTRKMVKFKRELARG; from the coding sequence ATGAAGCGCCCAATTCTATATCACCCCGATCCGCGTCTGAAAAAGACATGCGCCCCCGTTGCCGATGTGTCGGATGACCTGCGCAGTCTGGCGGACGATATGCTCAAGACGATGTACGAGGCCCCCGGTGTGGGGCTGGCCGCGCCGCAGGTGGGGGTGCTGGACCGCTTGATTGTGCTCGATTGTGTGAAGGAAGAGGGCGAAAAGCCGCGTCCGCTGGTAATGTTCAACCCCACCATCACCGCCGCGTCCGATACGCTGAACACTTACGAGGAGGGCTGTTTGTCGCTGCCCGATCTGTTCGCCGATGTGACCCGCCCCGCCGAGGTCGAGGTCGCCTGGATCGACCGTGACGGCAAGGAGCAGCGCGAGGGCATGGACGGGTTGTGGGCCACCTGTGTGCAGCACGAGATCGACCATCTGGATGGCAAGCTGTTCATCGACTATCTCAAACCGCTCAAACGCCAGATGATGACCCGCAAGATGGTCAAGTTCAAACGCGAGCTGGCGCGCGGATGA
- a CDS encoding LuxR family transcriptional regulator, which translates to MLFDHAAKLEQSQSIDDLWQDFMAILPSVGIDHAIYVSVANDMSDPFVLTSIPELYSERPPHEDPFLIHCCTSYKIIEIGTVFMHRHPYIDDAERAFITRAATLGFRAGLGIPMRLMGAARFGCFLLGNGQALVEFEKNVSRRAEELRLFCMIVHRRIEELNSPAAMPSASDTRPGLVGRELPPVFDALTARETEVILLLCQGKTRAESAQICGISVNTLSGYVKAGYKKLGVTNAVQATTLLR; encoded by the coding sequence ATGTTGTTCGATCATGCCGCAAAATTGGAACAATCCCAAAGCATTGACGACTTGTGGCAGGACTTCATGGCGATTCTACCCTCGGTGGGAATCGACCACGCAATCTACGTCAGCGTGGCCAATGACATGTCCGATCCCTTCGTTCTGACCTCGATCCCCGAATTGTACAGCGAACGCCCCCCGCACGAGGATCCGTTCCTCATCCACTGCTGCACCAGCTACAAGATCATCGAGATCGGCACCGTGTTCATGCACCGTCATCCCTATATCGACGACGCTGAACGCGCCTTTATCACGCGCGCGGCCACGCTGGGGTTCCGGGCCGGTCTGGGCATTCCGATGCGCCTGATGGGGGCCGCCCGTTTCGGTTGCTTTTTGCTGGGCAACGGACAGGCGCTGGTCGAATTCGAAAAAAACGTCTCGCGGCGCGCCGAAGAGCTGCGGCTCTTTTGCATGATCGTGCACCGCCGGATCGAGGAGCTGAACTCCCCCGCCGCAATGCCGTCCGCTTCCGACACGCGCCCGGGTCTCGTCGGGCGCGAACTGCCGCCGGTGTTCGATGCGCTGACAGCTCGCGAGACCGAAGTCATCTTGCTGCTGTGTCAGGGCAAGACCCGCGCCGAAAGCGCGCAGATTTGCGGCATATCGGTCAACACCCTGTCGGGCTACGTCAAAGCAGGCTACAAAAAGCTCGGCGTGACCAACGCGGTGCAGGCGACGACCCTGCTGCGCTAG
- the rnhA gene encoding ribonuclease HI has translation MARLYAYTDGACSGNPGPGGWGALMQARDGDTVVKERELKGGEAATTNNRMELLAAINALEALERTSEITVVTDSNYVKNGITGWIFGWKKNGWKNAAKKPVKNAELWQRLDAANARHKVTWEWVKGHAGHPENERADELARAGMAPFKKK, from the coding sequence ATGGCTAGACTTTACGCATACACAGACGGCGCCTGCAGCGGCAATCCCGGCCCCGGCGGCTGGGGAGCCCTGATGCAGGCGCGTGACGGTGACACGGTCGTCAAGGAACGCGAACTCAAGGGCGGCGAAGCGGCCACCACCAACAACCGCATGGAACTGCTGGCCGCGATCAACGCGCTCGAAGCGCTGGAGCGGACCTCCGAAATCACGGTCGTGACAGACAGCAACTACGTCAAGAATGGCATCACCGGCTGGATCTTCGGCTGGAAGAAAAACGGCTGGAAAAACGCCGCGAAGAAGCCGGTCAAGAACGCCGAACTGTGGCAGCGGCTGGATGCAGCAAACGCGCGGCACAAGGTCACGTGGGAATGGGTCAAGGGCCACGCGGGCCATCCCGAAAACGAACGCGCCGATGAACTGGCGCGCGCTGGCATGGCACCGTTCAAGAAGAAATGA
- the ispH gene encoding 4-hydroxy-3-methylbut-2-enyl diphosphate reductase, translating into MTKPPLTLYLAAPRGFCAGVDRAIKIVEMAIEKWGAPVFVRHEIVHNKFVVDGLRDKGAVFVEELSECPDDRPVIFSAHGVPKSVPSAAQARNMVYVDATCPLVSKVHIEAQRHADAGLQMIMIGHAGHPETVGTMGQLPEGEVLLVETPADVARVDVRDPSKLAYVTQTTLSVDDTADIVAALQARFPDIVGPHKEDICYATTNRQEAVKAMAPKCDAMLVVGAPNSSNSKRLVEVGARAGCAYAQLVQRADDIDWRALDGISSVGITAGASAPEVLINEVIDAFGARYDVTRELVETAVENVEFKVPRVLREPA; encoded by the coding sequence ATGACCAAGCCCCCTCTCACCCTCTACCTTGCCGCGCCACGCGGGTTCTGCGCGGGCGTCGACCGGGCGATCAAGATCGTCGAGATGGCGATCGAAAAATGGGGCGCGCCGGTCTTTGTGCGGCACGAAATCGTGCATAACAAATTCGTCGTCGACGGGCTGCGCGACAAGGGCGCCGTCTTTGTCGAAGAACTGTCCGAATGTCCCGATGACCGTCCGGTGATCTTTTCGGCGCACGGGGTGCCCAAATCGGTGCCCTCCGCCGCGCAGGCCCGCAACATGGTCTATGTCGATGCCACCTGCCCGCTGGTCAGCAAAGTCCACATCGAAGCGCAGCGTCACGCCGACGCGGGCTTGCAGATGATCATGATCGGCCACGCGGGTCACCCCGAAACCGTGGGCACCATGGGCCAGCTGCCCGAGGGCGAGGTGCTGCTTGTCGAAACCCCCGCCGACGTGGCGCGGGTCGATGTGCGCGATCCCTCCAAACTCGCCTATGTCACGCAAACCACGCTCAGCGTCGATGATACCGCCGATATCGTGGCCGCCCTGCAGGCGCGGTTTCCCGATATCGTCGGCCCCCACAAGGAAGACATCTGCTACGCCACCACCAACCGCCAGGAGGCGGTCAAGGCGATGGCGCCCAAATGCGACGCGATGCTGGTGGTGGGGGCGCCCAATTCCTCCAATTCCAAACGGCTGGTCGAGGTCGGCGCCCGCGCGGGCTGCGCCTATGCCCAACTGGTGCAGCGTGCCGATGACATTGACTGGCGGGCGCTGGACGGCATCTCCAGCGTCGGCATCACCGCCGGCGCATCCGCCCCCGAAGTGCTGATCAACGAAGTCATCGACGCCTTCGGCGCGCGCTACGACGTGACCCGTGAACTGGTGGAAACCGCCGTGGAAAACGTGGAATTCAAAGTGCCCCGCGTGCTGCGCGAACCGGCCTGA
- a CDS encoding NYN domain-containing protein: MFYKDERLALFIDGSNLYAAAKTLGFDIDYRLLRQEFMRRGKMLRAFYYTALLENDEYSPIRPLVDWLHYNGFTIVTKPAKEYTDSMGRRKVKGNMDIELAVNAMELAPHVDHIVIFSGDGDFRPLVESLQRQGVRVSVVSTIRSQPPMISDELRRQTDNFIELDDLRDVVGRAPRETPASGSED; encoded by the coding sequence ATGTTCTACAAAGATGAGCGGCTCGCGCTCTTCATCGATGGATCAAACCTTTACGCCGCGGCAAAAACGCTCGGCTTTGACATCGACTACCGCCTGCTGCGGCAGGAATTCATGCGCCGCGGCAAGATGCTGCGCGCCTTCTACTATACGGCGCTGCTCGAAAACGACGAATATTCCCCGATCCGCCCGCTGGTCGACTGGCTGCACTACAACGGCTTCACCATCGTGACCAAGCCCGCCAAGGAATACACCGACAGCATGGGCCGCCGGAAGGTGAAGGGGAACATGGACATCGAACTGGCCGTCAACGCGATGGAACTGGCCCCGCACGTGGATCACATCGTGATCTTCTCGGGCGACGGCGATTTCCGTCCGCTGGTGGAGTCGCTGCAGCGTCAGGGCGTGCGCGTCTCGGTTGTATCCACCATCCGCAGCCAGCCCCCGATGATCTCCGACGAACTGCGCCGCCAGACCGATAATTTCATCGAACTGGACGACCTGCGCGACGTCGTGGGACGCGCCCCGCGCGAGACACCGGCCTCCGGTTCCGAAGACTGA
- a CDS encoding DUF3429 domain-containing protein has product MHPIPRAPLILGLAGLIPFVWGAATTLSPALADWGLATFGARFIGPYVQLFYGAIILSFMSGVLWGFATKADGARAATGYALSVLPALWAFFMTGNGPTSASLNLMIGFAGLLLLDFAFWQWGLAPRWWMSLRLLLTGIVVICLGTGAFG; this is encoded by the coding sequence ATGCATCCGATCCCCCGCGCCCCCCTGATCCTTGGCCTTGCGGGGCTCATCCCCTTCGTCTGGGGTGCGGCCACCACGCTCAGCCCCGCTCTGGCGGACTGGGGGCTGGCCACCTTCGGGGCGCGGTTCATCGGACCTTACGTGCAACTGTTCTACGGCGCGATCATCCTGTCGTTCATGTCGGGCGTGCTGTGGGGGTTTGCCACCAAGGCCGATGGCGCACGGGCGGCCACCGGCTACGCGCTGTCGGTCCTGCCCGCGCTGTGGGCCTTTTTCATGACCGGCAACGGCCCCACCAGCGCCAGCCTGAACCTCATGATCGGCTTTGCCGGGCTCTTGCTGCTCGATTTTGCCTTCTGGCAGTGGGGGCTGGCGCCGCGCTGGTGGATGTCGCTGCGGCTGCTGCTGACGGGGATCGTGGTGATATGCCTTGGAACGGGAGCCTTCGGATGA
- a CDS encoding bifunctional 2-polyprenyl-6-hydroxyphenol methylase/3-demethylubiquinol 3-O-methyltransferase UbiG: MSDDETLRVYAAKTDEYARIMGHADDPLLDAFIAALPQGGTVLDLGCGPGGFAAAMARAGLRVTATDAVPEMVAMAAQHPGVDARVATFDQIEGTDLYDGIWANFSLLHAGRDALPVHLAAIARALRPGGLLHIAMKTGTGTRRDAIGRRYTYVTQDELHRLLTDAGLSVKTVTTGRDKGLDGTYADWIALGAYG; encoded by the coding sequence ATGAGCGACGACGAAACGCTGCGGGTCTACGCCGCCAAGACCGACGAATACGCCCGCATCATGGGCCATGCGGATGATCCGCTGCTCGATGCCTTCATCGCGGCACTGCCACAGGGCGGCACGGTGCTGGATCTGGGCTGCGGGCCGGGCGGATTTGCCGCGGCGATGGCGCGGGCTGGCCTGCGGGTCACCGCCACCGATGCGGTGCCCGAAATGGTGGCGATGGCCGCACAACATCCCGGCGTCGATGCACGGGTGGCCACCTTCGACCAGATCGAGGGCACCGACCTCTACGACGGCATCTGGGCCAACTTCAGCCTGCTGCACGCCGGGCGCGACGCCTTGCCGGTACATCTGGCCGCCATTGCCCGCGCCCTGCGTCCCGGCGGGCTGCTGCACATCGCCATGAAAACCGGCACCGGCACACGGCGCGATGCCATCGGGCGGCGCTATACCTACGTCACCCAGGACGAATTGCACCGCCTGCTGACAGACGCGGGCCTGAGCGTGAAAACAGTCACCACGGGACGCGATAAAGGGCTGGACGGCACCTATGCCGATTGGATAGCACTCGGCGCATATGGCTAG
- the rpoZ gene encoding DNA-directed RNA polymerase subunit omega, protein MARVTVEDCVDKVPNRFELVMLAAHRAREISAGSAVTVDRDNDKNPVVSLREIAEETQAADDLRERMIESNQTQIEVDEPEEDAMALLMGAEQDKPEEDSMSEEMLLRQLMAAQGQG, encoded by the coding sequence ATGGCCCGCGTCACCGTCGAAGATTGTGTGGATAAAGTCCCGAACCGGTTTGAACTGGTTATGCTGGCCGCGCACCGTGCGCGCGAGATTTCCGCGGGTTCCGCCGTGACTGTGGACCGCGACAACGACAAGAACCCTGTCGTGTCGCTGCGCGAGATTGCGGAAGAGACACAGGCCGCCGATGATCTGCGCGAGCGGATGATCGAGAGCAACCAGACCCAGATCGAGGTCGACGAACCCGAAGAAGACGCCATGGCGCTTTTGATGGGTGCCGAGCAGGACAAGCCCGAAGAAGACAGCATGTCCGAAGAAATGTTGCTGCGTCAGCTGATGGCAGCGCAGGGTCAAGGGTAA
- the fmt gene encoding methionyl-tRNA formyltransferase, whose protein sequence is MRVIFMGTPEFSVPVLDALVTAGHEIVAVYSQPPRPAGRGKRDRPGPVHARAEALGLEVRTPVSLKTEAAQAEMAALDADIAVVVAYGLILPQAILDTPERGCLNIHASLLPRWRGAAPIHRAIMAGDTRTGVCIMQMEAGLDTGPVLLHDTLAIGREETTAQLHDRLSAMGASLIVDALARLDTLTAVPQPADGVVYAKKIDKAEARIDWTQPAEVVDRQIRGLSPFPGAWFMHEGTRIKALGARLGIGAGKPGTVLDDAVTVACGSGAVQLTRLQRAGKSAQDAEVFQTGSPIAAGAALNKG, encoded by the coding sequence ATGCGTGTGATATTCATGGGAACGCCCGAGTTTTCGGTGCCGGTGCTGGACGCGCTGGTGACGGCGGGCCACGAGATCGTCGCGGTATATTCGCAGCCTCCGCGTCCGGCGGGCCGCGGCAAACGCGACCGCCCCGGACCCGTCCACGCCCGCGCCGAGGCGCTGGGCCTTGAGGTGCGCACGCCCGTGTCGCTGAAAACCGAGGCCGCGCAGGCGGAGATGGCCGCACTGGATGCCGACATTGCGGTGGTGGTGGCCTATGGGCTGATCCTGCCGCAGGCGATCCTTGATACGCCCGAACGCGGGTGCCTGAATATCCACGCCAGCCTGCTGCCGCGCTGGCGCGGGGCGGCCCCGATCCACCGCGCGATCATGGCGGGCGACACCCGGACCGGGGTGTGCATCATGCAGATGGAAGCGGGGCTCGATACCGGCCCTGTGCTGCTGCACGATACGCTGGCCATCGGGCGGGAGGAGACGACCGCGCAGTTGCACGACAGGCTGAGCGCGATGGGCGCTTCGTTGATCGTGGATGCGCTGGCGCGGTTGGACACGCTCACCGCCGTGCCGCAACCTGCCGACGGTGTGGTCTACGCCAAGAAGATCGACAAGGCGGAGGCCCGCATCGACTGGACCCAGCCCGCCGAGGTCGTCGACCGCCAGATCCGCGGCCTGTCGCCCTTTCCCGGCGCGTGGTTCATGCACGAAGGCACCCGGATCAAGGCGCTGGGCGCGCGGTTGGGCATCGGTGCGGGCAAGCCCGGTACGGTGCTTGATGACGCGGTGACAGTGGCCTGCGGGTCCGGCGCAGTGCAGCTGACACGGTTGCAGCGGGCGGGCAAAAGTGCGCAGGATGCAGAGGTGTTTCAGACCGGATCGCCCATTGCCGCCGGTGCCGCGTTGAACAAAGGATAA
- the def gene encoding peptide deformylase codes for MTVRPILQWPDKRLRTPAADVPEITDAIRAIWDDMIDTMDAMPGVGLGAQQIGVMQRLAVVDASDARTKRIRLANPEIIDASAVLHEYEESSPCLPGVSAVVKRPRGVRVRYMDEGGAFIERDFVGLEATSVQHQIDHLAGRLYFDRLSKVKRDMLLRRARKLKH; via the coding sequence ATGACCGTTCGCCCCATTCTGCAGTGGCCCGACAAGCGTCTGCGCACCCCTGCCGCCGATGTGCCCGAGATCACCGATGCCATCCGCGCCATATGGGACGACATGATCGACACGATGGACGCGATGCCCGGCGTCGGGCTGGGCGCGCAGCAGATCGGTGTGATGCAGCGTCTGGCGGTGGTGGACGCGTCGGACGCCCGCACCAAGCGCATCCGGCTGGCCAACCCTGAAATCATCGACGCGTCGGCGGTCCTGCACGAATACGAGGAAAGCTCGCCGTGTTTGCCGGGGGTGTCGGCGGTGGTCAAACGGCCGCGCGGCGTGCGGGTGCGCTACATGGACGAAGGCGGTGCCTTTATCGAACGGGATTTTGTCGGGCTGGAGGCCACGAGCGTCCAGCACCAGATCGACCATCTGGCGGGGCGGCTCTATTTCGACCGGTTGAGCAAGGTCAAACGCGACATGCTGCTGCGCCGTGCGCGCAAGTTGAAACACTGA
- a CDS encoding trimeric intracellular cation channel family protein, with protein MNWVSILDYGSVVVFAITGALVASRAQLDLVGFAFIACLTAVGGGTVRDVLLDRNPIFWIAQPSYLGAAAAAALVIFFTAHFLESRLRAIIWLDAVALAIAVGAGAGVATALGHSAAVIVLMGMMTGCMGGLMRDVVVGEVPLVLKQGELYVTAAFAGAASIVAFDNYLPDMPFGLLAGAAVTFVLRAGSILFGWHLPVYRSTPPKS; from the coding sequence ATGAACTGGGTCAGCATCCTTGATTACGGGTCGGTCGTGGTGTTCGCGATCACCGGCGCGCTGGTGGCCAGCCGCGCCCAGCTGGATCTGGTGGGATTTGCCTTTATCGCCTGCCTGACAGCGGTGGGCGGCGGGACGGTGCGCGATGTGCTGCTGGACCGCAACCCGATCTTCTGGATCGCGCAACCCTCGTATCTGGGGGCCGCGGCAGCGGCGGCGCTGGTGATCTTCTTTACCGCCCATTTCCTCGAAAGCCGTTTGCGCGCGATCATCTGGCTCGATGCGGTGGCGCTGGCCATTGCGGTCGGGGCGGGGGCCGGGGTGGCCACGGCACTGGGCCATTCTGCCGCCGTGATCGTGCTGATGGGCATGATGACCGGCTGCATGGGCGGGCTGATGCGTGACGTGGTGGTGGGCGAAGTGCCCCTTGTGCTCAAACAGGGCGAACTGTATGTCACCGCCGCCTTCGCAGGGGCCGCCAGCATCGTGGCCTTCGACAACTATCTGCCCGATATGCCCTTTGGCCTGCTGGCGGGGGCGGCCGTTACCTTCGTGCTGCGCGCGGGGTCGATCCTGTTCGGCTGGCATCTACCCGTCTACCGCAGCACACCCCCCAAAAGCTGA
- the folK gene encoding 2-amino-4-hydroxy-6-hydroxymethyldihydropteridine diphosphokinase, protein MSQAITEGNFGGSPPITGAQLLVAVGSNRASTSGGPVEIIQAGFEAIENRGAAIRACSRFYRTPAFPAGNGPDFVNAAIVLDAPWSPQQAVEVLHEVESLMGRTRRERWGERTLDLDLLGVGQTVLPDAQTHAYWRNLPLEAQMQQTPTQLIVPHPRLHERAFVLVPLADVAPDWVHPVLGRSVREMCDDLPSQARAEVVAL, encoded by the coding sequence ATGTCGCAAGCGATAACTGAGGGGAACTTTGGCGGTTCTCCGCCCATTACAGGCGCGCAACTGCTGGTTGCCGTAGGGTCAAATAGAGCGTCTACGTCAGGCGGGCCGGTGGAAATTATCCAAGCGGGGTTTGAGGCTATCGAAAATCGCGGTGCCGCGATTCGCGCATGCAGCAGATTCTACCGCACGCCCGCGTTTCCCGCGGGTAACGGTCCGGATTTTGTGAATGCCGCGATTGTGCTTGACGCGCCGTGGTCGCCACAGCAGGCGGTCGAGGTTTTGCACGAGGTCGAATCACTGATGGGCCGCACGCGGCGCGAGCGCTGGGGCGAACGGACGCTGGATCTGGATCTGCTGGGGGTGGGGCAGACCGTGTTGCCGGACGCGCAGACCCACGCATACTGGCGCAATCTGCCGCTGGAGGCGCAGATGCAGCAGACGCCGACGCAGTTGATCGTGCCGCATCCGCGGCTGCACGAGCGCGCGTTTGTGCTGGTGCCGCTGGCCGATGTGGCGCCCGACTGGGTGCATCCCGTGCTGGGCCGCAGCGTCCGCGAGATGTGCGATGACCTTCCGTCGCAGGCCCGCGCAGAGGTCGTTGCGCTATGA
- a CDS encoding LysE family translocator, translating into MITFQFLLTALVVVVIPGTGVIYTLALGLGQGRRAALWAAAGCTFGIVPHLAAATLGLAAVLHTSALLFSVVKWAGVAYLLYLAWQSLTAGGTLNVRADNRAQSGWVIARRGALINILNPKLSIFFLALLPPFLSGSAATATAEMALLGAVFMALTFVIFMGYGIFAAAARQWLLGSERVMTWLGRSFAAVFALLAGRLAFERA; encoded by the coding sequence ATGATCACCTTCCAATTTCTGCTCACCGCTCTGGTGGTCGTCGTCATTCCCGGCACCGGGGTCATCTATACGCTGGCCCTCGGGCTGGGACAGGGACGGCGGGCGGCGCTTTGGGCGGCGGCGGGCTGCACCTTCGGGATCGTGCCGCATCTGGCGGCGGCAACGCTGGGGCTGGCGGCGGTCCTGCACACCTCCGCACTGCTGTTCAGCGTGGTGAAATGGGCGGGCGTCGCCTATCTTCTGTATCTGGCTTGGCAAAGCCTGACCGCGGGCGGAACGCTCAACGTGCGTGCCGACAACCGCGCGCAAAGCGGCTGGGTGATCGCGCGGCGCGGCGCGCTCATCAACATCCTAAACCCGAAACTGTCGATCTTCTTTCTGGCGCTGCTGCCGCCTTTCCTCAGCGGGTCCGCCGCCACGGCCACCGCCGAAATGGCGCTGCTGGGGGCGGTGTTCATGGCGCTGACCTTCGTGATCTTCATGGGCTACGGCATCTTCGCCGCCGCCGCACGTCAATGGCTTCTGGGGTCCGAACGGGTCATGACGTGGCTGGGCCGGTCCTTTGCCGCCGTGTTCGCCCTGCTGGCGGGCCGACTGGCGTTTGAACGCGCCTAG
- the def gene encoding peptide deformylase yields the protein MSVLPLVLWPDPRLAETCAPVTEITTAIETLAADMLDTMYAAPGRGLAGPQVGAMLRIFVMDAGWKEGAPDPLVCINPMLQEIGEERVTREEGCLSIPGVTAQISRPSQVQMVWTGLNGGRYVQSFSGFAAACVQHEIDHLDGIVTFDHLDADTRADLVATFEKATA from the coding sequence ATGAGCGTGCTGCCCCTCGTCTTGTGGCCCGATCCGCGGCTGGCCGAAACCTGTGCGCCGGTGACCGAGATCACCACCGCGATCGAGACACTGGCGGCCGATATGCTGGACACGATGTATGCCGCACCCGGCCGGGGGCTGGCAGGGCCGCAGGTGGGCGCGATGCTGCGGATTTTCGTGATGGATGCGGGATGGAAAGAGGGCGCGCCCGACCCGCTGGTCTGTATCAACCCGATGTTGCAGGAAATTGGCGAGGAGCGCGTCACGCGGGAGGAGGGGTGCCTGAGCATTCCCGGCGTCACCGCGCAGATCAGCCGCCCGTCGCAGGTGCAGATGGTTTGGACCGGCCTGAACGGCGGGCGCTATGTCCAGAGTTTCAGCGGGTTTGCCGCCGCCTGTGTGCAGCACGAGATCGACCATCTGGACGGTATCGTGACCTTTGACCACCTCGATGCCGACACCCGCGCCGATCTGGTTGCCACCTTCGAGAAAGCCACCGCATGA